In one Ferviditalea candida genomic region, the following are encoded:
- a CDS encoding DUF4350 domain-containing protein: MPMPNRLLAALVAAVLLFLIAGSLLVKPKPRKYPPYLSFSPDLHGVKVMFLLLKEKQRPAKGWEQSWRFLPAGGDQAIVVIEPLGMQDWESDWIVKWAEQGNDVILFDRDPRQFKPLRLSVTNEKNAKSGPKKIMAHMPSWRSASQRGRYQGTVSTDNRLTGIPQGKLSPPTIRVY, encoded by the coding sequence ATGCCTATGCCCAATAGGCTTCTCGCCGCCCTGGTCGCAGCCGTTCTTCTCTTTCTCATTGCCGGTTCGCTGCTGGTTAAGCCAAAACCCCGCAAATATCCGCCTTATTTATCGTTTTCCCCGGATTTGCACGGTGTCAAAGTAATGTTTTTATTGTTGAAAGAAAAGCAGCGTCCCGCCAAAGGCTGGGAACAATCGTGGCGTTTTTTGCCGGCGGGCGGCGATCAGGCGATCGTTGTCATTGAACCGCTTGGGATGCAGGATTGGGAGAGCGATTGGATCGTCAAGTGGGCGGAGCAGGGCAACGATGTGATTTTGTTCGATCGCGACCCGCGGCAGTTTAAACCGCTGAGACTGTCCGTGACAAACGAAAAAAACGCAAAATCCGGGCCGAAGAAGATCATGGCGCACATGCCGTCGTGGCGCTCCGCCTCGCAACGAGGCCGATATCAAGGCACGGTCTCGACCGACAATCGGCTGAC